In a genomic window of Gloeocapsopsis dulcis:
- a CDS encoding tetratricopeptide repeat protein — protein sequence MQINSDTPEGWMLYGYVMAKLQQYEEAIASCIKATPIEPSKPITWYSMACCYGLQGNVELTVKNLQWAIDIDSSYKEQAITNSDFDNIRETAIFKQLIS from the coding sequence ATGCAAATCAACTCCGATACACCTGAAGGTTGGATGCTCTACGGCTACGTGATGGCAAAATTGCAACAATACGAAGAAGCGATCGCATCATGTATTAAAGCAACTCCAATTGAGCCTAGCAAACCTATCACTTGGTATAGTATGGCTTGCTGCTATGGATTGCAGGGTAATGTCGAGCTAACAGTTAAAAACTTACAATGGGCTATCGACATTGATTCTAGTTACAAAGAACAAGCTATAACTAATTCAGACTTTGATAATATTCGAGAGACTGCTATTTTCAAACAGTTAATAAGTTAG
- a CDS encoding tetratricopeptide repeat protein — protein MDLQSFLLSIDSNAFLIAGDGNYLGLVSSDQYHCDSICNSYSQYGGGYSRFSIRNEFGQYGGQFGMYSPYNPFCNNPPKITYGNRVVLQVTKNEFFHSRNRVPIIDPNFLFGVLLSRGRYSKSVTNKTQFQPITSSGAYYNEFNTFDLDSLGNQFYDRAIHTQLQEYESWYNKGNALLESQQYEEALTAYGKAIQLAPNFFDAWYKHSVALFRLERYDAAVTSFDRTIAIDSNIPEIWLDRARTLYKLQSYENAIYSCKQATQIKLEYDEAWYFQGLILYELQQYEDAVLSFDRAIQLKPDLIEAWYLKGFALFTSKQYEKVITSFDRMIQLKPDIAEVWLLRGYALIEL, from the coding sequence ATGGATCTGCAGTCATTTCTCTTGTCAATTGACAGCAATGCTTTTCTTATAGCTGGAGATGGTAATTATTTAGGATTAGTTTCTAGCGATCAGTATCACTGTGACTCTATTTGCAATTCATATAGTCAGTATGGTGGTGGTTACAGCAGATTCAGTATCCGAAATGAGTTTGGGCAATATGGTGGACAATTTGGAATGTATAGCCCTTACAATCCTTTTTGTAATAATCCACCTAAAATTACTTACGGAAATAGAGTGGTTTTACAAGTAACTAAAAATGAATTTTTCCATTCACGTAATAGAGTGCCAATAATCGATCCCAATTTCCTATTTGGTGTCTTACTTTCTAGAGGTAGATACTCTAAATCTGTAACAAATAAAACTCAGTTTCAACCTATTACCTCATCTGGTGCGTATTATAATGAATTTAATACATTTGACTTAGATTCTCTGGGTAATCAGTTCTATGATCGCGCTATTCATACCCAACTTCAAGAGTATGAAAGCTGGTACAATAAAGGCAATGCATTACTAGAGTCTCAACAGTACGAAGAAGCACTGACTGCTTACGGAAAAGCAATTCAATTAGCCCCTAATTTTTTTGATGCTTGGTATAAGCACAGTGTTGCATTGTTTAGATTAGAGCGTTATGATGCAGCAGTCACTTCTTTTGATCGTACTATTGCCATCGACTCTAATATTCCTGAAATTTGGTTGGATCGAGCTAGAACATTATATAAGTTACAAAGCTACGAAAATGCAATTTATTCTTGTAAACAAGCTACCCAAATCAAACTTGAATATGATGAAGCTTGGTACTTTCAAGGATTGATTTTATATGAATTACAGCAATATGAGGATGCAGTTTTATCTTTTGATCGAGCAATTCAACTAAAGCCTGACTTAATAGAAGCTTGGTACTTAAAAGGATTTGCTTTATTTACATCAAAGCAGTACGAAAAAGTCATCACCTCATTTGATCGGATGATTCAACTAAAGCCTGATATAGCTGAGGTATGGCTGCTGCGAGGTTATGCATTAATTGAATTATAA
- a CDS encoding Uma2 family endonuclease: MTQALEQRTYTHEEYLEFERTSEERHEYANGEIRLMTGGTPNHNDIAGNFYILLELALKGKAYRTFYTDQRLWVLDRNLYTYPDVMVVEKPLQLQTGRTDTIINPVMIAEVLSKSTQDYDRGEKFVAYRTIDSFCEYLLIDQYSVHVEHYIKTAAHQWLLSEYEDPTVTISFKAFEFQIQIAELYENIDFSSL; the protein is encoded by the coding sequence GTGACACAAGCATTAGAGCAACGTACATATACTCACGAAGAATACTTGGAGTTTGAACGAACCTCAGAGGAACGTCATGAATATGCGAATGGAGAGATCAGGCTGATGACAGGAGGAACGCCTAATCATAATGATATTGCTGGTAATTTTTATATTCTTCTAGAACTTGCACTCAAAGGAAAAGCCTACCGAACTTTTTATACAGATCAGCGTCTTTGGGTTCTCGATCGCAATCTCTACACCTATCCTGATGTTATGGTTGTTGAAAAGCCGCTGCAACTTCAAACAGGGCGCACTGATACCATTATCAATCCTGTCATGATTGCTGAAGTGCTATCTAAGTCAACGCAAGACTACGATCGCGGCGAAAAGTTTGTTGCCTACCGTACTATCGATAGCTTTTGCGAATATTTACTAATCGATCAATACAGCGTTCATGTCGAACACTATATCAAAACTGCTGCCCATCAATGGCTACTTTCAGAGTACGAAGATCCCACAGTTACAATATCTTTTAAAGCTTTTGAGTTTCAAATTCAAATCGCCGAACTCTACGAAAATATAGATTTTTCTAGCCTCTAG
- a CDS encoding DUF4258 domain-containing protein, with protein MKEIRFSKHSQLKLDILTSHGVTISSELVIETVRLPDKREVEDTDKLIAQKRLNENLVLRVVYREFNEFILIITLYPGKRSRYEN; from the coding sequence ATGAAAGAAATTCGCTTTAGTAAGCATTCTCAACTAAAATTAGATATTCTCACAAGTCATGGAGTTACCATTAGTTCAGAACTTGTCATTGAAACTGTGCGCTTGCCTGATAAGCGCGAGGTAGAGGACACTGACAAGCTAATTGCACAAAAGCGATTGAATGAAAATTTAGTTTTGAGGGTTGTTTATCGCGAGTTTAATGAATTCATTTTAATCATCACGCTCTATCCAGGTAAGAGGTCTAGATATGAGAATTAA
- a CDS encoding DUF2283 domain-containing protein has protein sequence MRINYSKDVDALLIELLDDPIAYAEDEGQVILHYSQDAKLVLVEILDFRHFIPDEAVSELLAS, from the coding sequence ATGAGAATTAACTATAGTAAGGATGTCGATGCCCTTTTAATTGAACTATTGGACGATCCTATTGCTTATGCTGAAGATGAAGGACAAGTGATTTTACATTACTCTCAAGATGCCAAGCTAGTTCTAGTTGAAATTTTAGACTTTCGACATTTTATACCAGATGAAGCAGTTTCTGAATTATTGGCATCCTGA